The Buttiauxella selenatireducens genome has a window encoding:
- a CDS encoding DUF2950 domain-containing protein: MKNRMKLSALVMLMLPAFVQAQQLFTTPELAATTFAKAVINQDEAALTKVLGDNWRHYLPDDKADPEAVARFIRDWKVSHKIEQKGETAHLNVGQENWQLPIPIVKTDAGWHFDMQKAADEILTRTIGLNELSAIQAIDAYVAAQQDYYQLDQQYAQKFVSSEGKKDGLYWPVTPGEAPSPLGPGFSPAQPGMGYHGYHFRILTAQGQDAPGGEKNYISDGKMVDGFALIAWPVEYGETGVTTFMVDNQGAVYQKDLGEQTAEKVNEIKHFNPDKSWEEEQQ, translated from the coding sequence ATGAAAAATCGTATGAAGTTAAGTGCATTAGTCATGCTTATGCTGCCTGCCTTTGTGCAGGCACAGCAATTGTTCACCACACCTGAACTGGCAGCCACCACATTTGCGAAAGCCGTTATTAACCAGGATGAAGCCGCACTGACCAAGGTACTTGGCGATAACTGGCGACATTATCTTCCTGATGACAAAGCCGATCCTGAAGCGGTAGCGCGTTTTATTCGTGACTGGAAAGTGAGTCATAAAATCGAGCAGAAAGGGGAAACGGCGCATCTGAATGTTGGGCAAGAAAACTGGCAATTACCTATCCCGATAGTGAAAACGGATGCGGGCTGGCACTTCGATATGCAGAAGGCTGCGGATGAAATTCTCACGCGCACCATTGGTCTTAACGAACTTTCTGCCATTCAGGCGATAGATGCCTATGTGGCGGCTCAGCAAGATTACTATCAGCTCGATCAGCAATACGCACAAAAATTTGTCAGTAGCGAAGGTAAGAAAGACGGTTTGTACTGGCCAGTCACTCCGGGCGAAGCACCCAGCCCGCTCGGTCCAGGCTTCAGCCCTGCGCAACCAGGCATGGGATATCACGGTTATCACTTCCGTATTCTTACAGCTCAAGGCCAAGACGCACCGGGTGGTGAGAAAAACTATATTTCAGACGGGAAAATGGTAGACGGCTTTGCGTTAATTGCCTGGCCTGTCGAGTATGGAGAAACGGGCGTCACTACCTTTATGGTAGATAACCAGGGGGCGGTTTATCAGAAGGATTTAGGCGAACAAACGGCTGAAAAAGTGAATGAGATAAAACATTTCAACCCAGATAAAAGCTGGGAAGAAGAGCAGCAATAA
- the yacL gene encoding protein YacL — MEYEFLRDVTGLVKVRMSMGHEVVGHWFNEEVKDNLALLDEVEEAANSVKGSERQWQRTGHEYTLWLDEEEVIIRANQLEITGDEMEDGMNYYDEESLSFCGVEDFMQVVNAYREFIAQNR; from the coding sequence ATGGAATATGAATTTTTGCGCGATGTCACCGGGTTGGTGAAAGTGCGTATGTCGATGGGTCACGAAGTGGTGGGTCATTGGTTTAATGAAGAAGTAAAAGATAATCTCGCCCTGCTCGATGAAGTTGAAGAGGCAGCAAACTCAGTAAAAGGTAGTGAACGCCAGTGGCAACGTACTGGGCACGAATACACGTTGTGGCTCGATGAAGAAGAGGTGATTATCCGTGCCAATCAGCTGGAAATAACCGGTGATGAAATGGAAGACGGGATGAATTACTACGACGAAGAGAGCTTGTCATTCTGCGGCGTTGAGGACTTTATGCAAGTGGTTAACGCCTACCGGGAATTTATTGCGCAAAATCGCTAA
- the cueO gene encoding multicopper oxidase CueO gives MHRRDFLKYSAAIGAFSALPLWSKAALAADRPALPIPGILSPDAKNSIRLTVQGGKSTFNGKTATTWGYNGNLLGPALQLSQGEEVTVEINNTLAEETTLHWHGLEIPGDVDGGPQGVIAAGGKRTVKFTPQQRAATCWFHPHQHGKTGHQVAMGLAGLVLIEDSESRALRLPKQWGIDDVPLIIQDKRFSADGQIDYQLDLMSAAVGWFGDTLLCNGAVYPQHANPRGWLRLRLLNGCNARSLNIAASDNRPLYVIASDGGLLAEPVKVTELSMLMGERFEVLVDTRDGKAFDIVTLPVKQMGMTVAPFDQPVPVVRIQPLIIAASAELPDKLAIVPAIPNHEGVTERWLQLMMDPMLDMMGMQALMDKYGPQAMGGMGMSGHGNMGGMGNMDHGKMNHGGMNHGKQGAGFDFHNANKINGKAFDMNTPAFAAEKGKYEKWTISGEGDMMLHPFHIHGTQFRILSENGQPVAAHRQGWKDTVRVEGARSEVLVRFDHVASKEHAYMAHCHLLEHEDTGMMLGFTVA, from the coding sequence ATGCATCGCCGTGATTTTCTAAAATATTCTGCTGCTATTGGTGCGTTTAGCGCTCTGCCGCTCTGGAGTAAAGCGGCACTGGCGGCCGACAGACCCGCATTGCCGATCCCCGGAATTCTCTCCCCTGATGCAAAGAATAGCATCCGTTTAACCGTACAAGGCGGCAAAAGCACATTCAATGGAAAAACGGCCACCACCTGGGGTTATAACGGCAATTTGCTTGGGCCTGCGTTACAACTTAGTCAGGGTGAAGAAGTCACCGTTGAGATAAATAACACCCTCGCGGAAGAGACGACGCTTCACTGGCATGGTTTAGAAATCCCCGGCGATGTCGACGGCGGTCCACAAGGTGTCATTGCCGCAGGTGGCAAACGCACCGTGAAATTTACACCGCAGCAACGCGCGGCAACATGCTGGTTCCACCCGCATCAGCATGGAAAAACGGGTCATCAGGTCGCGATGGGCCTTGCGGGGCTGGTATTGATTGAGGATAGCGAAAGCCGTGCGCTGCGCTTACCGAAGCAGTGGGGCATCGATGATGTGCCGCTGATTATCCAGGACAAGCGTTTCAGTGCCGATGGGCAAATTGATTATCAACTGGATCTGATGAGTGCGGCTGTTGGTTGGTTTGGCGACACGCTGCTGTGTAACGGAGCGGTGTACCCACAACATGCTAACCCGCGTGGCTGGCTGCGTTTACGTTTGCTCAATGGCTGTAACGCTCGTTCATTAAATATTGCCGCCAGCGATAACCGACCGTTGTACGTGATTGCCAGTGATGGTGGCCTGCTCGCGGAACCGGTCAAAGTCACCGAACTCTCCATGTTAATGGGGGAGCGCTTCGAAGTGCTGGTAGATACTCGTGACGGCAAAGCGTTTGATATCGTCACGCTGCCGGTTAAACAAATGGGTATGACGGTCGCGCCTTTTGACCAGCCAGTGCCTGTCGTGCGCATCCAACCGCTGATTATCGCCGCTTCTGCCGAACTGCCCGATAAACTGGCTATCGTCCCGGCGATACCCAATCATGAAGGGGTTACCGAACGCTGGTTGCAACTGATGATGGATCCGATGCTGGATATGATGGGAATGCAGGCGCTGATGGATAAATACGGCCCTCAGGCGATGGGCGGCATGGGGATGTCCGGGCATGGCAATATGGGCGGCATGGGGAATATGGACCATGGAAAGATGAATCACGGCGGCATGAATCACGGCAAACAGGGCGCTGGTTTCGATTTCCATAATGCCAATAAGATTAACGGCAAAGCGTTTGATATGAATACGCCAGCTTTCGCTGCCGAAAAGGGCAAATACGAGAAATGGACGATTTCCGGCGAAGGCGACATGATGTTGCATCCCTTCCATATTCATGGAACGCAATTCCGTATCCTCAGTGAAAATGGTCAACCGGTAGCGGCCCATCGTCAGGGCTGGAAAGATACCGTGCGTGTGGAAGGCGCGCGTAGCGAAGTGTTAGTGCGTTTTGATCATGTCGCTTCAAAGGAGCATGCGTATATGGCGCACTGCCATCTGCTCGAACATGAAGATACCGGCATGATGCTCGGATTTACGGTGGCGTAA
- the lpdA gene encoding dihydrolipoyl dehydrogenase: MSTEIKTQVVVLGAGPAGYSAAFRCADLGLETVIVERYSTLGGVCLNVGCIPSKALLHVAKVIEEAKALAEHGIVFGEPKTDIDKIRTWKEKVINQLTGGLAGMAKGRKVKVVNGLGKFTGANTLVVEGENGPTTITFDNAIIAAGSRPIELPFIPHEDPRVWDSTDALELKTVPKRLLVMGGGIIGLEMGTVYHALGSDIDVVEMFDQVIPAADKDVVKVFTKRISKQFNLMLETKVTAVEAKEDGIYVTMEGKKAPAEPQRYDAVLVAIGRVPNGKLLDAGAAGVEVDDRGFIRTDKQMRTNVPHIYAIGDIVGQPMLAHKGVHEGHVAAEVIAGMKHYFDPKVIPSIAYTEPEVAWVGLTEKEAKEKGISYETATFPWAASGRAIASDCADGMTKLIFDKETHRVIGGAIVGTNGGELLGEIGLAIEMGCDAEDIALTIHAHPTLHESVGLAAEIFEGSITDLPNPKAKKK; encoded by the coding sequence ATGAGTACTGAAATCAAAACTCAGGTCGTCGTACTTGGGGCAGGCCCGGCAGGTTACTCTGCTGCATTCCGTTGCGCTGATTTAGGTCTGGAGACCGTCATTGTAGAGCGTTACAGCACCCTTGGTGGTGTTTGTCTGAACGTTGGCTGTATCCCTTCTAAAGCCCTGCTGCATGTTGCTAAAGTTATCGAAGAAGCGAAAGCTTTGGCTGAGCATGGCATTGTTTTCGGCGAGCCGAAAACTGACATCGACAAAATCCGTACCTGGAAAGAAAAGGTTATCAACCAGTTGACTGGTGGCCTGGCGGGTATGGCGAAAGGTCGTAAAGTTAAAGTGGTGAACGGCCTGGGTAAATTTACCGGTGCTAACACCTTAGTTGTTGAAGGCGAAAATGGTCCAACGACCATCACCTTTGATAACGCCATTATCGCGGCGGGTTCCCGTCCGATCGAACTTCCATTCATTCCGCATGAAGATCCACGCGTATGGGATTCTACCGACGCACTGGAACTGAAAACCGTGCCGAAACGCCTGCTGGTCATGGGTGGCGGTATCATCGGTCTGGAAATGGGTACCGTGTACCATGCGCTGGGTTCAGATATTGACGTGGTTGAAATGTTTGACCAGGTTATCCCGGCTGCCGACAAAGACGTGGTGAAAGTATTCACCAAACGTATCAGCAAGCAATTCAACCTGATGCTGGAAACCAAAGTGACTGCGGTTGAAGCCAAAGAAGATGGCATCTACGTCACTATGGAAGGCAAAAAAGCCCCAGCTGAACCACAGCGTTACGATGCGGTTCTGGTTGCAATCGGCCGTGTACCTAACGGTAAACTGCTGGATGCAGGCGCTGCTGGCGTTGAAGTTGATGACCGTGGCTTCATCCGTACCGATAAGCAAATGCGCACTAACGTGCCGCACATCTATGCAATCGGCGACATCGTGGGCCAGCCAATGCTTGCGCACAAAGGTGTTCACGAAGGTCACGTTGCCGCTGAAGTTATCGCTGGCATGAAGCACTACTTCGACCCGAAAGTGATTCCTTCAATCGCTTATACCGAACCAGAAGTTGCATGGGTGGGTCTGACCGAGAAAGAAGCGAAAGAAAAAGGCATCAGCTACGAAACCGCCACCTTCCCGTGGGCTGCTTCTGGCCGTGCTATCGCTTCAGATTGCGCAGACGGTATGACCAAACTGATTTTCGACAAAGAAACTCACCGTGTTATCGGTGGTGCGATTGTCGGTACTAACGGCGGTGAGCTGTTGGGCGAAATCGGTCTGGCTATCGAAATGGGTTGTGACGCAGAAGATATCGCGCTCACTATCCACGCGCACCCGACTCTGCACGAGTCAGTAGGTCTGGCTGCCGAGATCTTCGAAGGTAGCATCACCGACCTGCCAAACCCGAAAGCGAAAAAGAAGTAA
- a CDS encoding DUF3300 domain-containing protein: MKLPFKPHILALVGSAVILAASGMLIVKSQSTEAASSVPEPVAQPAAPAPAAAPATPVAGTTAPLTNAPTFTSAQIDQWVAPVALFPDPLLSQVLMAATYPTNVVQAVQWSHDNPKLEGDAAVQAVSNQPWDPSVKSLVAFPQLTALMGENPQWVQNLGDAFLAQPKDVMDSVQKLRLLAEQTGALKTTPQQTVTTAPVTVNQNTTVKESSGTSAAPAPTVIKIEPTDPQVVYVPTYNPSTVYGTWPNTAYPPVYLPPPEDQFGDNFVDGLGFGLGIVTTAALFGSIDWDDDDYHHHDNYNGGGYNRNGDNNINIDVDRYNRVSGQHLANSNNMRFQHNPAYRDGVGYQSNAVSERYNRTNAAAGLSATPNAASVNRDAQRQAAKTQMQQTQRKTGGSAPQLSSRDAQRKASSQQVNKIAQRNNYRGYDTPNTDARRNAAKTQANRSTNQQTQRRQEAARTQTREQQNRASTNVAQRQQRAPQQSRSALSGNDSRSPSWQAQNQRGQQSLNRSSVNREQRGGGRERGSQGREFNRR; this comes from the coding sequence ATGAAGTTGCCATTCAAGCCTCATATTCTTGCCCTCGTTGGGAGTGCTGTCATTTTAGCGGCGTCAGGCATGCTAATAGTGAAAAGCCAGTCAACAGAGGCAGCATCGTCTGTACCTGAACCTGTCGCACAACCTGCAGCGCCTGCCCCTGCCGCCGCACCCGCGACACCCGTAGCAGGGACGACTGCACCACTCACAAATGCTCCCACCTTTACGTCTGCCCAAATCGACCAATGGGTTGCGCCTGTTGCGCTATTCCCTGACCCACTTTTATCGCAAGTGCTCATGGCGGCGACCTACCCGACGAACGTGGTTCAGGCAGTGCAATGGTCTCATGACAACCCTAAACTCGAGGGTGATGCCGCCGTTCAGGCTGTCTCTAATCAGCCCTGGGATCCGAGTGTGAAATCCCTGGTCGCTTTCCCGCAATTAACGGCGCTGATGGGGGAAAACCCGCAGTGGGTGCAGAATCTGGGTGATGCCTTCCTTGCACAACCTAAAGATGTAATGGATTCCGTGCAGAAATTGCGTTTGCTGGCGGAACAAACCGGTGCCCTGAAAACGACACCGCAGCAAACGGTGACCACCGCCCCGGTAACAGTAAACCAGAACACAACGGTTAAAGAGTCATCGGGCACCAGCGCAGCCCCGGCTCCGACGGTCATAAAAATCGAACCGACTGACCCGCAGGTCGTTTATGTCCCGACTTACAATCCATCGACTGTGTACGGCACCTGGCCAAACACGGCTTATCCACCCGTTTATCTTCCCCCTCCAGAAGATCAATTCGGTGACAACTTTGTTGATGGGCTGGGATTTGGCCTCGGCATAGTCACCACGGCGGCTTTATTTGGCAGCATCGACTGGGATGATGACGATTACCACCACCATGATAATTACAATGGCGGCGGATATAACCGCAATGGAGACAACAACATCAATATTGACGTTGACCGTTACAACCGCGTTTCCGGGCAACATCTGGCCAATAGTAACAATATGCGCTTCCAGCATAACCCTGCCTACAGGGATGGGGTTGGCTATCAGTCCAATGCTGTTTCTGAACGTTATAACCGGACGAATGCTGCCGCAGGGCTTAGCGCAACGCCAAACGCCGCATCAGTCAACCGTGATGCTCAGCGACAAGCGGCCAAGACCCAGATGCAGCAAACTCAGCGGAAAACGGGAGGCTCAGCACCACAGCTCTCTTCCCGCGATGCTCAGCGTAAGGCATCTTCCCAACAAGTGAACAAAATTGCTCAGCGCAATAATTATCGGGGTTACGACACACCTAACACGGATGCTCGCCGCAACGCCGCGAAGACGCAGGCCAACCGTTCAACGAATCAGCAGACCCAACGTCGTCAGGAAGCGGCCAGAACACAGACGCGTGAACAACAGAATCGGGCCAGCACCAATGTGGCGCAGCGTCAGCAACGCGCTCCACAACAGTCCAGATCAGCGTTAAGCGGTAACGACAGCCGTTCCCCTTCCTGGCAGGCACAAAACCAGCGTGGGCAACAAAGTCTTAATCGCTCATCGGTAAACCGTGAACAGCGCGGTGGTGGCAGAGAACGTGGCTCTCAGGGTCGTGAATTTAATCGTCGTTAA
- the aceF gene encoding pyruvate dehydrogenase complex dihydrolipoyllysine-residue acetyltransferase: protein MAIEINVPDIGADEVEVTEIMVKVGDKVEVDQSIISVEGDKASMEVPSPQAGVVKEIKVAVGDKVETGKLVMIFESAEGAAQAAPVQAEEKKEAAPAAAPVAAAAKEVNVPDIGGDEVEVTEIMVKVGDTVAAEQSLITVEGDKASMEVPAPFAGVVKEIKINTGDKVSTGSLIMVFEVAGAVPAAAPAQASAPVAPAASAAKEVNVPDIGGDEVEVTEVMVKVGDKVAAEQSLITVEGDKASMEVPAPFAGVVKEIKIKAGDKVSTGSLIMVFEVEGAAPAPAAKQEAAAPAPAAAAQKPAAAQAQASGKTEFAENDAYVHATPLIRRLAREFGVNLAKVKGTGHKGRILREDVQAYVKDAVKRAESAPAAATGGGLPGMLPWPKVDFSKFGEIEEVELGRIQKISGANLSRNWVMIPHVTHFDKTDITELEAFRKQQNVEAEKKKLGVKITPVVFIMKAVAAALEQMPRFNSSLSEDGQKLTLKKYINIGVAVDTPNGLVVPVFKDVNKKGIVELSHELMAISKKARDGKLTAGEMQGGCFTISSLGGIGTTHFAPIVNAPEVAILGVSKSSMEPVWNGKEFTPRLMMPMSLSFDHRVIDGADGARFITIINNMLADIRRLVM from the coding sequence ATGGCTATCGAAATCAACGTACCGGACATTGGTGCAGACGAAGTTGAAGTCACCGAAATCATGGTGAAAGTGGGCGATAAGGTTGAAGTTGACCAGTCCATCATCTCCGTGGAAGGTGATAAGGCTTCAATGGAAGTTCCTTCTCCGCAAGCAGGTGTGGTCAAAGAGATCAAAGTTGCGGTAGGTGACAAAGTTGAAACCGGCAAACTGGTTATGATTTTCGAATCCGCCGAAGGTGCCGCGCAAGCGGCTCCTGTTCAGGCAGAAGAGAAGAAAGAAGCAGCGCCAGCGGCCGCTCCTGTGGCTGCCGCGGCCAAAGAAGTGAACGTACCAGACATCGGTGGTGACGAAGTTGAAGTGACCGAGATCATGGTTAAAGTGGGCGACACCGTTGCCGCTGAACAATCCCTGATCACTGTAGAAGGCGATAAAGCTTCTATGGAAGTCCCGGCTCCGTTCGCGGGTGTGGTTAAAGAAATCAAAATCAATACTGGTGACAAAGTGTCTACCGGTTCCCTGATTATGGTCTTCGAAGTGGCGGGTGCTGTACCGGCTGCCGCTCCGGCACAAGCCTCGGCTCCAGTTGCACCAGCGGCATCAGCTGCTAAAGAAGTTAATGTTCCAGACATCGGCGGTGACGAAGTTGAAGTGACTGAAGTGATGGTTAAAGTGGGCGATAAAGTGGCCGCTGAACAATCACTGATCACCGTAGAAGGCGACAAAGCTTCTATGGAAGTCCCGGCTCCGTTCGCGGGTGTGGTTAAAGAAATCAAAATCAAAGCGGGCGACAAAGTGTCTACCGGTTCTCTGATTATGGTCTTTGAAGTGGAAGGCGCTGCACCAGCTCCTGCCGCTAAGCAAGAAGCAGCAGCTCCGGCTCCTGCGGCTGCAGCACAAAAACCAGCGGCAGCGCAAGCGCAGGCTTCCGGTAAAACTGAATTCGCTGAAAACGATGCTTACGTTCACGCAACTCCATTGATTCGCCGCCTGGCGCGTGAATTCGGTGTGAACCTGGCGAAAGTGAAAGGGACTGGCCATAAAGGTCGTATCCTGCGCGAAGACGTTCAGGCTTACGTGAAAGACGCGGTTAAGCGTGCTGAATCTGCACCTGCTGCTGCAACCGGCGGCGGTCTGCCTGGTATGCTGCCATGGCCGAAAGTGGACTTCAGCAAGTTTGGTGAAATCGAAGAAGTTGAATTGGGCCGCATTCAGAAAATCTCTGGTGCTAACCTGAGCCGTAACTGGGTGATGATCCCGCACGTTACGCACTTCGACAAAACCGATATCACTGAGCTGGAAGCGTTCCGTAAACAGCAGAACGTAGAAGCTGAGAAGAAGAAACTGGGCGTTAAAATCACGCCAGTGGTCTTCATCATGAAGGCTGTTGCTGCCGCGCTTGAGCAAATGCCACGCTTCAACAGTTCTCTGTCCGAAGATGGTCAGAAGCTGACGCTGAAAAAATACATCAACATCGGTGTTGCGGTTGATACGCCAAACGGTCTGGTTGTTCCTGTCTTCAAAGACGTGAACAAGAAAGGCATCGTTGAGCTGTCTCACGAACTGATGGCTATCTCCAAGAAAGCTCGCGATGGCAAGCTGACTGCTGGCGAAATGCAGGGCGGTTGCTTCACTATCTCAAGCCTGGGTGGTATCGGGACGACTCACTTCGCGCCAATCGTTAACGCGCCAGAAGTGGCAATCCTGGGTGTCTCCAAGTCTTCTATGGAGCCAGTCTGGAATGGTAAAGAGTTCACGCCGCGTCTGATGATGCCAATGTCTCTTTCCTTCGACCACCGCGTGATTGACGGTGCTGATGGTGCGCGCTTTATCACCATCATCAACAACATGCTGGCCGACATTCGCCGCCTGGTGATGTAA
- the acnB gene encoding bifunctional aconitate hydratase 2/2-methylisocitrate dehydratase encodes MLEEYRKHVAERAADGIVPKPLEASQMAALVELLKTPPAGEEEFLLDLITNRVPPGVDEAAYVKAGFLAAISKGEATSPLISPEKAVELLGTMQGGYNIHPLIDALDNEKLAAIAAKALSHTLLMFDNFYDVEEKAKAGNPHAQQVLKAWADAEWFLSRPKLAEKITVTVFKVTGETNTDDLSPAPDAWSRPDIPLHALAMLKNAREGIVPDQPGSVGPIKQIEALNKKGFPLAYVGDVVGTGSSRKSATNSVLWFMGDDIPNVPNKRGGGVVLGGKIAPIFFNTMEDAGALPIEVDVNNLNMGDVIDIYPYKGEVRNHETNEVIANFELKTDVLLDEVRAGGRIPLIIGRGLTTKAREALNLPRSEVFVQAKDVAQSTRGFSLAQKMVGRACGVEGIRPNQYCEPKMTSVGSQDTTGPMTRDELKDLACLGFSADLVMQSFCHTAAYPKPVDVNTHHTLPDFIMNRGGVSLRPGDGVIHSWLNRMLLPDTVGTGGDSHTRFPIGISFPAGSGLVAFAAATGVMPLDMPESVLVRFKGKMQPGITLRDLVHAIPLYAIKQGLLTVEKKGKKNIFSGRILEIEGLPTLKVEQAFELTDASAERSAAGCTIKLDREPIEEYLSSNIVLLKWMIAEGYGDRRTLERRIQGMEKWLADPQLMEADADAEYAEIIEIDLNDIKEPILCAPNDPDDARLLSDVQGEKIDEVFIGSCMTNIGHFRAAGKLLDSHKGQLPTRLWVAPPTRMDAAQLTEEGYYSVFGKSGARIEIPGCSLCMGNQARVADGSTVVSTSTRNFPNRLGTGANVFLASAELAAVASLLGKLPTPDEYQTFMAQVDKTAVDTYRYLNFDKLSQYTEKADGVIFQTAV; translated from the coding sequence GTGCTAGAAGAATACCGTAAGCACGTAGCCGAACGTGCTGCAGATGGGATTGTTCCAAAACCTTTAGAAGCATCCCAAATGGCCGCACTGGTCGAGCTGCTGAAAACCCCGCCAGCGGGTGAAGAAGAATTCCTTTTAGATCTTATTACCAATCGTGTTCCGCCAGGCGTTGATGAAGCCGCCTACGTTAAAGCCGGTTTCCTGGCTGCCATCTCCAAAGGTGAAGCCACTTCCCCGTTAATCTCCCCTGAGAAAGCTGTAGAACTGCTTGGCACCATGCAAGGTGGCTACAACATTCACCCGTTGATTGACGCGCTGGATAACGAAAAATTGGCAGCGATTGCAGCCAAAGCGTTGTCCCACACGTTGCTGATGTTTGATAACTTCTACGATGTAGAAGAGAAAGCAAAAGCCGGTAATCCCCACGCACAACAAGTGCTGAAAGCCTGGGCCGATGCCGAGTGGTTCCTGTCTCGCCCTAAACTGGCTGAGAAAATCACCGTTACCGTATTTAAAGTGACGGGTGAAACGAACACCGATGACCTGTCTCCTGCACCTGATGCCTGGTCACGCCCGGATATCCCTCTGCACGCGCTGGCGATGCTGAAAAACGCCCGTGAAGGTATTGTGCCGGATCAACCTGGCAGCGTTGGCCCGATCAAACAGATCGAAGCATTAAATAAGAAAGGTTTCCCACTGGCGTATGTGGGCGACGTTGTTGGTACCGGTTCTTCGCGTAAATCTGCGACCAACTCTGTGCTGTGGTTTATGGGCGACGATATCCCGAACGTGCCGAACAAGCGCGGCGGTGGTGTGGTGCTCGGCGGCAAAATCGCGCCAATCTTCTTTAACACCATGGAAGATGCCGGTGCACTGCCAATCGAAGTTGACGTAAACAATCTGAACATGGGCGATGTTATCGACATCTACCCGTACAAAGGTGAAGTACGTAACCACGAAACTAACGAAGTCATCGCGAATTTCGAGCTGAAAACCGATGTGCTGCTGGACGAAGTGCGTGCTGGTGGTCGTATTCCGTTGATCATCGGTCGCGGTCTGACAACCAAAGCGCGCGAAGCGCTGAACTTGCCACGTAGCGAAGTGTTTGTGCAGGCGAAAGATGTTGCGCAAAGTACTCGTGGTTTCTCGCTGGCACAGAAAATGGTTGGTCGTGCGTGTGGCGTTGAAGGTATCCGCCCGAATCAGTATTGCGAACCAAAAATGACCTCAGTCGGTTCTCAAGACACCACCGGTCCAATGACCCGTGATGAACTGAAAGACCTGGCGTGCCTGGGCTTCTCTGCTGATTTGGTGATGCAGTCCTTCTGCCATACTGCCGCTTATCCTAAGCCGGTGGATGTGAATACTCACCACACGCTGCCTGACTTCATCATGAACCGTGGCGGTGTGTCGCTGCGTCCGGGTGATGGTGTTATCCACTCCTGGCTAAACCGTATGCTGCTGCCTGATACCGTGGGTACCGGCGGTGACTCCCATACTCGTTTCCCAATTGGTATTTCCTTCCCTGCGGGTTCTGGTTTGGTGGCGTTTGCTGCGGCAACCGGCGTGATGCCACTGGATATGCCTGAGTCAGTACTGGTGCGCTTCAAAGGCAAAATGCAGCCTGGGATCACCCTGCGTGATTTGGTTCATGCGATCCCGCTGTATGCCATTAAGCAAGGCCTGCTGACCGTTGAGAAGAAAGGTAAGAAAAACATCTTCTCTGGTCGCATCCTGGAAATCGAAGGTCTGCCAACGCTTAAAGTTGAGCAGGCATTTGAACTGACCGATGCTTCCGCTGAGCGTTCAGCTGCTGGCTGTACCATCAAGCTTGATCGCGAACCGATCGAAGAGTATCTGAGCTCTAACATCGTGCTGCTGAAGTGGATGATCGCAGAAGGTTACGGCGATCGTCGTACGCTTGAGCGCCGTATCCAGGGCATGGAAAAATGGCTGGCCGATCCTCAGTTGATGGAAGCGGATGCCGATGCAGAATACGCAGAGATCATTGAAATCGATCTGAACGATATCAAAGAGCCTATTCTGTGTGCGCCAAACGATCCGGACGATGCACGTCTGCTGTCTGATGTTCAGGGCGAGAAAATTGATGAAGTGTTTATCGGTTCTTGCATGACCAACATCGGCCACTTCCGTGCGGCAGGTAAACTGCTCGATAGCCACAAAGGCCAGTTGCCGACTCGCCTGTGGGTTGCTCCGCCAACGCGTATGGATGCCGCTCAGTTGACTGAGGAAGGCTACTACAGCGTGTTTGGTAAGAGCGGGGCGCGTATCGAAATTCCGGGCTGTTCACTGTGTATGGGTAACCAGGCGCGCGTGGCAGATGGCTCGACCGTGGTTTCAACGTCGACGCGTAACTTCCCTAACCGTTTGGGTACTGGTGCTAACGTCTTCCTGGCTTCCGCAGAACTGGCCGCAGTGGCTTCACTGCTGGGCAAACTGCCAACGCCTGACGAATACCAGACCTTTATGGCGCAAGTTGATAAGACGGCTGTAGATACCTACCGTTATCTGAACTTTGACAAACTTTCTCAGTACACCGAGAAAGCAGACGGTGTGATTTTCCAGACCGCGGTGTAA
- a CDS encoding YacC family pilotin-like protein has translation MKMGVRALMLGLLLAFSTSSQALSESEAEDMADLTAVFVFLKNDCGYQNLPNGQIRRALVFFAQQNQWDLSNYDTFNMKALGEDSYRDLSGIAIPTANKCKSLARDSLSLLAYVK, from the coding sequence ATGAAGATGGGTGTTAGGGCATTAATGCTGGGATTGTTGCTGGCTTTTTCTACCAGCAGTCAGGCACTTAGCGAGTCTGAAGCAGAAGATATGGCCGATCTTACTGCGGTTTTTGTGTTCCTGAAAAATGATTGCGGCTACCAAAATCTGCCTAACGGACAAATTCGTCGCGCACTGGTGTTTTTTGCACAACAAAACCAGTGGGATTTGAGCAATTACGATACCTTCAACATGAAAGCATTGGGTGAAGACAGCTATCGCGATCTTAGTGGCATTGCCATCCCAACAGCGAACAAATGTAAATCGCTAGCCCGGGACTCGCTCAGCTTGCTCGCCTACGTGAAATAA